TCGTATTCTTTCTTCTCCACCTCCAGCAACCGCAGTTGTTCATCGAGGTTCCGTTTGAACATCAGATAATCTACCCGGCTGCCGGTTGGCAGGCTTTCATAGTTTAATTGCTGCACCTGTTTTTCATAATCGGTGACCAGCGTTACAAAACGATTGCGCCGTTCCGGTGAGTTCTCTACAAAATAGAACCGGTTCAGGCTGCCACGGTCGGCCTCGTATTGCACCATCAGGTTGTTTACTTCGCTGTTTTGCTGGTACAATACCTGTTGAGACATTGTGGCTGCTGTGGTGAAGAGCAGGCCAAGGATAAGTATGTGTTGTTTTCTCATAAGTAGTGAGTAGTGAGTGGTCAGTATTTCCCGTTCTTCATTTCGCAAACTGCAATTCCGGTAAAACGGGGCGTGTCGCAATCCCTTCTTTTACGACCTTCAATACCCGCTCCCGCTCCTCGCCTATCAATGTTAAGCGTGGCGCGCGTACGTATTCAGAACCTAAGCCTACCTGGGCTTCGGCAAGTTTGATGTATTGAACCAGTTTGGGATGAATATCCAATTCCAATAAGGGGAGGAACCAGCGGTAGATAGCGCGGGCTTCATCGAGCATGCCGGCTTTTATTAATCGGTATACGGCAACGGTTTCGCGGGGGAATGCGGTTACCAGTCCGCCTACCCAGCCGTCGGCGCCCATCAGCAATTCTTCCATAGCCAGGGTATCAACTCCACAGAGAATTTTATAGCGATCGCCAAAGCGGCTAATCAACCGCGTAACATTGGAGACGTCGCGGGTTGATTCTTTCACCGCCTGAATATTATCACATTCCAGCAGCTGTTCAAAAATATCGAGGGTAACCTCTATTTTATAATCAACAGGATTGTTGTAGACCATAATGGGCAGATCGGTTGATTGCGCCACCGTTTTAAAGAACGTGAGCGTTTCGCGGTCGTCGCTTTTATAACGCATGGGTGGTAATAACATCAATCCTTTTACCCCCCAGCTTTTACCCAATGCGGCCTGTTTAATAGCGTCTCTGGTAGCGCCTTCAGCAATGCCCAATACTATGGGAACCGGTCCGGCGATTTCAATGGCCAGTTTCACCATGGTTTCTTTTTCCTGAGTTGTAAGGGTACTCGCTTCGCCCAGGCTGCCTCCCAGTACAAGCCCATCCACGCCCGCATCCAACTGCGACTGCAGGCCTTTTTCAAACAATGCCAGATCAAGCGTATCGTTAGCGGTGAACTTGGTTGTGAAGGCAGGAAAAACACCTTTCCATGATATACTCATTCGTAATAATTTTTAATAAAAGTATTATGAAACAGTTAGTTCAGGATAGCGGGTTTTAATCAGTTTGTTACCAATATTAACTAGAAGGCAACAAGGCATAGAGGCAGCGAGGCAGCGAGGAAAATAGCAGGTTATAAGCTGCCCGTTTGTAAAGGAACCGGATTCGCTCTGAAATGTATTACTCGATGCCTTTGTGCCATGTTTTGCCTTTTTGCTCCTTTCGCTAATTAATCAAGTTTTTACCAATATTAACCTCCCATAGCAGGATGTGAGGAAATTTTGGTAATATTGGTAATATCAACCAAACCACTGCAAATGAAAGTTGTTCAGTTCACCATACCAGTGTCGCAGGAGCATTCCATCATGGTTCAGGAAGATAAGTTACCACATTTTTACAATCACCTGCACCGCCATAATGAAACCCAGCTTACGTGGATCATAAAAGGCGAGGGCACGCTGCTGGCCGGCACCTGCATGCAGCGGTTTCAATCAGGCGATATTTATATCCTGGGCGCCAACCAGCCTCACCTGTTTAAAAGCGATCCTGATTATTTTGAAAAGAACAGCGAGAAAGATATTCATGCACTTACGTTATTTGTTGACCTGCGTGGTCCCTTTGGGAAGATCCTTGATCTACCGGAAATGAATAACGTTAAAAAGTTTATCGATGCCACCAGTACCGGTTTACAGGTACCGGCTTCGCATCAACAGGAGATCAGTAAAAAAATGATGCTGGTAAAAGAAGCGAAAAATGGCATCCGGCTGGCCTTCTTTATTCAACTGTTGCAAACCCTCAGCCGCATTAAACAATACAAACCGCTCTCCAATACCCAAACAGAAAGCGCCATCACGGAATCGGAAGGGCTGCGCATGAACGACATTTACCAGTATACCATGGCGCACTATACCGAGAACATTACCTTGAAACAAATTGCCGATGTGGCGCATTTAACTCCCCAGGCTTTTTGCCGGTACTTTAAAAAACATACCTTAAAAACATATGTTACTTTTTTAAACGAAGTGCGTATCAATGAAGCCTGTAAGAAAATAGTAGGCGAGCATTTCGACAGCCTGGCTGCTGTTGCCTATCAAAGCGGGTTTAACAATGCCGTTACTTTTAACCGGGTATTTAAAAAGATAACCGGCCAGCCGCCCAAGAAATTCCTGACCGAGTATATGCAGAAAGTAAACTAAGTGTATACCCTGTTCATATCATTATAATCTTCATTTTGTATATAATCATAACTTATCACCGGTTGACAGGCACCGCTAAAAGGATAAGTTGAAAACATATGTGTTTCACCGGAAACTTTGTTATTAATTTGAGCGCTTTCAATAACCTGCGTTAAGAACGCCCTATAAATGCCTGCCTTTTCCTACGAACTTACTTTACCCCCTATTCCATGCCTGCCAAGCATGGTGCTATCCATTAATATAACCCAATAGCTGTTGCTATTGCTATTCCTGCTCCGGCGGGCGGGCATACTTATGCCCTGCACGCAACTATATCGGCGAACAAATTCCCTATATATGCAAAAACGAATACCTAAACCGTTCTCTTTATTAATGTTCTTTGTCTTATTGAGTAATTATCTTTCGGCAACTCCCGAATGCCCCATTGTTTCGGGTAAGTTTCAATTAGCTGATGGCACCACCTCCGATGCTTCCGCAACGGGCTGGTACCTGGATGCATCCCATGTAAGTTCAACTGGTTATTTTGCGGTAAAATCAAACCGCCTGCATGCCCAGGAACTGGGTGGCGAAGGCATCTGGTATTCCCGGGTATTTTCTACCGCAGGGTATTCCGACTTCCAGGTAGCTGTAAAGGTTACTGCCGAAGGGGATATGAACAGTTCGGAGTATGTAAAGATCTATTACAAAATAGACGGTGGCGCCGAAACGCTGTTAGACTCCCGAACGGGTAATTTCGGTACCATAGATTTTACTTCCGGCACGCTTACAGGCAGTAATGTGCAGTTGGTGGTAAAGATCTATAACTACAATAATGGCGGATCACAAACCTCCAAGTACTATATTGAAGAGTACCGGGTGTTTAAAGAAAAAGGCCCCTGCGCTGTTTCGGCGATCGGTGTAACGGCAGCAGCGGCCAATGGCGGCGTGCTTACCTGCACCAATTCATCGCTCGGGTTATCTGCTACAGCTACCGGCACCGGTACTACCACCTGGAGCTGGAGCGGCCCGAACGGGTTTACTTCTACCGCACAAAACCCAACCATAACAACAGCGGGTACCTATACCGTAGTGGCTACCAATGGTACCGGCACCGGCTCTGCGAGTGTTACCGTAACAGATAACAAAACTGCGCCGGTAATTACCGCTACCGGGGGCGCCCTGGCCTGCGGATCGTGCGTAACCATCAGCGCCACCAGCAACGTAAGCGGCGCTACTTATAAATGGACGGGCCCCGGTAGTTTCAGTTCCACGGCACAAAACCCCACTGTATGTACAGCCGGCACCTACACAGTTACCGTAACCAATCCGGCCAACGGCTGCAGTGCGCAGCAGTCGGTAACAGTTTCGGCCAGCGCCATCACCACTTTCTGGCTGGAAGACTTTACCGGTTTGGCCAATGGCACCACTTCCGATACGGGCCCCACGGCCTGGACCACCTCCGTTACAGGGTCAGGCACCTATTCCGTACAGAACAATGAATTCAAAGTTTCTTTCAGCGGCAGCCAGGGCGTAGGCATCTGGACGTCCCAGGCCATAGATATCAGCAATAAGACCAATGTTAGTTTTTCGGTTGATCTGCGCAGTGAACTGGCCAGCACCAGCGATGCCTTTGAAACCGCCGATTATGTAAGGGTATACTACAAACTGAATGGCGGCGCCGAAACCCTGGCCTATGAGGACCTGGCCGGTATTGGTTCTACCACCAATACCACCGGCTCTATGACATTTACGTCTGCTGCCCTCAGTGGTAACACCCTTCAAATAATCATAAAAACGAGTAACTCAGATCCTACTGAGCGTTACTTTTTCGATAACGTGAAACTAAGCGGCAGTAATGCAGGTACTACTACCATTACTCCCTCAGTAAATGGTACCGTAACCTGTACGGCAACGGCGCAATTGTCGGCCACTACCAGCAGCACCGTGTCTTCCTGGGCATGGACAGGCCCCAATGGGTTCACTGCTTCCGTGCAAAACCCGGTGGTGAATGCAGGCGGACAATATGTAGTGACTGCTACCCTGGCTTCGGGTTGTGCAGCATCAGCTACCATTACCGTTCCTGAAAATAAAACATCACCTGATATAGCGGCTACCGGGGGTAACCTGGCCTGCTTATCGACCATCACGTTGAATGTGAATTCAACTGTTAGTGGAGCTACCTATAGGTGGACAGGGCCGAATAGTTTTACGAGCACGTCGAAAAACCCCGCCATAAGTGCAGCCGGCACTTACACCGCTACCGTAACCAATCCGGCAAACGGCTGTACGGCTTCGCAATCTGTGTCAGTAACAGCTGGTTCATCAGCTGCCGCCACCTTCTGGCTCGAGGATTTTTCCGACATCAGCAATGGGGCCACATCCGACGCTGGCGCTACCGCCTGGACGTCAACTGCCAGCGGCAGTGGTACCTATTCCGTACAAAACAATGAATTCAAAACCTCGTTTGACGATCAGTATGAGGGTGTATGGACATCCCAGTCAATAAACATTGCGGGCAAATCGAATGTAACCTTCTCGGTTGACCTTCGTAGTGAAGTGACCAGCGGCTCATTTGAAACAGCCGATTACATCCGCATATATTATAAATTGAACGGCGGAGCGGAGACACTGGCTTTTGAAGACCTGGCCGGGTTAGGTTCTACCACCACCGGCACAGCCTCTACGACCTTCACATCTGCAGCGCTCAATGGCAGCACGCTGCAAGTGATCATCAAAACAAGCAATTCGGGTTCGGCCGAGCGGTATTATTTCGATAATATCAAACTAACCGGAAGTGTTCTCAGCAGCGAGAGCGTTACTGCAACAGCCGGTGGCGCTATTACCTGTACCAATACGTCGGTAAGTTTGTTAGGAAACGCAACCTCGGGTGGGGTAAGTTATAGCTGGACAGGACCTAATAACTTTACCTCTACAGTACAAAATCCCGTTGTAACTGCAGCAGGCATTTATACATTAACGGTTCAAAACCCGGCTACAGGATGCAGCGGCACCGATACGGCGCTTGTTTCCCTTAACAATACACAACCAGGCGCCACTGCAACAACAAGCGGGCCTTTAACCTGTAATACCGGTTCTTCAGCCACGCTTTCAGGATCGTCTTCCACTTCGGGCGTAAGCTATAGCTGGACCGGCCCGAACAATTTCACGTCCACCACGCAAAACCCGGTGGTGACCACAGCAGGTACTTATAACTTAACCGTTACCAACCCGGTGAATGGTTGTACCAGCAGCACCAGTGCTACTGTTACATTCAGTAATACCTTTAACACAACCTGGCTGGAAGATTTTACCCTGGCCGATGGCACCACTGCAGATAACGGAAGCACCGCCTGGTCGGTTACTAAAAACCCGTCTACCGCCGTGATCTCAGTGTTGAACAATGAGCTACGGATCACTAACTGCACCACCACCGGTGAAGCTGTCTGGACTTCAGCGCCTATTAATGTTACACAAAAAACAAATATTGCCATTTCAACTATGGTAAGGAGTTCGATCATTAACAATGCCCTGATGAATGACACCGGTGTTTACGCCGATTACATGCGGTTCTATTACAAACTCGATAATGGCAGTGAGGTTTTATTTGCGGAAAAGAAAGGGATAATAAACAACCACAGCACCACGCCCACGCCGCTGTCTGTAGCCATCCAGAATGGTAATTACAGCAGCCTGCAGATTGTTGTAAGGGCAAGAGCTACCGGTAATGACGAGTTTTATTATTTCGATAACATGCAGATGGTAGCAACAGGAACAGCCAATATAACAGCTACCGCAGTTGGCGGAGCTATTAATTGTATAAACAATTCGGTTACACTTCAGGGAAGTTCTGCCACTTCAGGCGTCAACTACAACTGGACAGGTCCGAACGGGTATACTTCGGCTGCACAAAACCCGGTTGTTACCAACCCGGGCACTTATACCTTAACAGTGGCCCTTGGCAGTTGTACAGGCACCGCTGCCGCTACCGTAAGCCTGGATACGACAAAACCGGTTGTAACCGCCGCTCATACCGGAAGCATAACCTGTATTAACCCCAGCCTGGTTATTAATGGTACGGCTTCTGCAGCTGGTACTAATTACAGCTGGACCGGGCCAAACGGGTTCACCAATACTACGTTGAATCCTACCATTTCAAAAGGTGGAACTTATATTTTCACAGCTACCAACCCGGCAACAGGTTGCGCAGCCAGCGCCAATACAACGGTTGAAGAAAACACCGTTCATCCCGGTGAGATCTCCATCAACAACTCCGGCATCATTACCTGTTTAACAGGTAGTATAACCATTTCGGGCAGTTCGTCATCAACGGATGTGAGTTACAAATGGGGTGGACCGAATGGCTATAGCTCGTCCTCTTCATCGGCAAGTGTTATGCATGGCGGGTTATATACGCTTACTGCTACCAATGCAGCCAACGGTTGTACCTCCAGAAAATCAACCACGGTGATAGAGAACACTACAACTCCTGTTGTGACTATTGATAATAACAGCCCCATAAGCTGCACCAACCCGGTTGTTACGCTTACCGCCAATACCACTACACCTAATGCGTCCTTCTTATGGTTTGGACCTGACGTTGCAGATGTGGTTCCCACTATAACAACCAGCGGGGCCGGCACTTATTTCGTTACCGTAACCGACCCGGTGAATGGTTGTAACACCACCAGCTCTACTGAGGTAACAGAAGACTATTCTAATTGCGGGGCCCGCAAAGTAACCACTGCCAGTGCGGCAAAGACAGGGGAACAAAACACTCCTGTAAGCAGCGTGAGCAGCTTTACGTATAAAGCGTACCCCAATCCGGCAATAGCCAATGCCATGATTGAATTTACCTCACCGCAAAATGCCCAAACCACAATAAGCATTTACAATGCACTGGGCGCCTGCGAGAAGGTATTATTTAAAGGCATGGCTAATGCCAACCGCAAATACCAGGTAACCATTCCGGCCACAGAAATGAAGGCCGGCGCTTATTATTACATCATCAATACGGATGGCAAAAGCTACACGGGTAAACTGATGATTGTGAAATAAAGGAAAGGGCAGAGGGCAGAAATAAATACAAACAGAAGTCCTATGCAAATAAAAAGAGGCTGTCTCAAGTTTGAGACAGCCTCTTTTATTTCTCTACATTTAATTTTTTATTGCTTCAGCAGTGTAACTACAGAAGAGCTTCCATCTCCATTTGTCACATGCACATAATAAACACCTTTAGCCAGGTTACCGATCCAGAGTGATACCAGGTTCTCACCTTTATTTACCGGTACCGACTGGCGGCTATGAATATGACCGGTTATGTCGGTTACACTCAGGCTGGTTATCGATTGTTTTGAAGTTTGGATATACACGTTTGTTATGGCGCCAGTGGTAGCAGAAGGTCTTAACTGAACCACGCTGCTGCTATTGAGCGATACCGATTGAATACTGCTTCGCATCATTTCATTTTGCTGGTCCATTATCAGCAACCGGTAATATACCAGGCCGGCGCCCGGTAAATTGTCGGTATAGTCATAAGCAGTTTTACCGGTTTCGCCATTTACGCGGGCTATGTTTACAAAGTGAGTACCATCGGTTGATCTTTGCACATCAAAATACTTTACTGACGATACATCAGTTGTTTTCCAAGTCAAACCCACTGCCGCATTCCCGTTTCTTTGTGCAGTGAATGACCTTAATTCCGTTGCCAGCACCACGGCGGGACTGGCCACACTGAATTGGGTTAACACGGCAAATGCGCCATCTGCTCGGGCATATGGATTGGAACCACTGGCCGGCGCTTTGGCACTTGTTTCCACGATCGTTGTTCCGTTCGACCGGATGATCTGTGATTGGGTTCTGTCAAAAGCAGTCTGTTCTTCATTGCCCTGCCATTTCAGCGAAAGCATTACATTACTGCCACCGGTTACTGCTTCCGATACCAGCCATGTTCTGTTCAGTCCGGCATCGTATACTCCGCCCGGGATCCGCTGGTCGTTCACCGCAACAGTAAAATTATCTGCAGTACCGCCATTGGTTAACTGAAGCGGGTTATAAGCGGCTGGAGTAGGCCCAATGGGATACAACACTGCTCCATCGGCCGCATCTACCTGCTCAATGCGCAGGCCGCCCAAACCGGTATTGGCAGCCCCGGCATTTCCGTTCCCGGTAACTATCCAACTGGTGGCGGGATCGGTAAACGCACTGGCTACAATTGGATTACTACCCGTTTTCATTGTAAGGATATTGGTACCGGTAACCAGTTTGGCCGAACCGCCCAGCACCAGGTTATGACTTACGTCTACAGCGCTGAGTAATTTCTTATTCCCGGTACCATTTACCTCCAGCGAGCCATGCGCCGCGGGGAAGATATTCTGGTCGCGGGTAGCAGTATATGCCACCGTTCCCTGCAAATTAAACGGACCGGTCATGTTATTAACCGTACCACCGCTGATGGTGAGCCGCGCGGTATTTTCAATTTCAAGACTTTTAAAATAAGCGGTACCCGTTCCATCACTGATATTCGGCATATTCGATGGCCAGTTGGGCACCAGCACGTCGATGGTATTATCGGGTACACCGCCGCACCAGTTCATGGCTTCTTCCCATTTGGTGTCTTTATAACCCAGCCAGGTGCCAGATCTGCGAACAGTGAGTATTTTTTCAGCAGAAGTAGCCGGGGGTGTACAACTGTTGCTGACAGTTACCCGGTACCGGTAGCCATTCATGGCCAGCGTAACCGGGCCTAATTCAAGCGTAGTGGGTATAGTACCAATACTGCTTACATTCGACCAGCTGACACCGCTGGTACCATTGTCTGTTTGCCATTGATACACTAAGGTGGCGCTGCCGCTACCCGTTACTTTAAAACCAGCAGGGCTATTGGCACAAACCGTGGTATCTTTTGGTTGAACCGCTACAGCAGGCAATGTACGGATTGAGAGGATCGCCTTACTTTGATTGGCACAACCTGCAGGATTCAGATAACTGGCCACTAATTGCACCTGCCAGGAAGTGCCGGCTGCTCCGGGAAAACCGGTTATATGCAGGGTTTGGGTTTGTGAACCGCTATAAACAGGGCCATCACTAACGTTGACAAAACCGCCGCTTGAAGGCGCTATCTGCCACTGATACACCATGGCAGCCGAACCCGTAGGGCTTGCAGTAAAGGTGGTATCTCCCCCCGGACAAATGGTTGCCAAAAGCGGCTTAACCACACCGGTACCAGCAGCAAAAACCGGTGGCGCCAATACCCGCAACGTATCCATGGCCACACTGGTTGCGCTGCAACCGGTTGTGCTATTGGTAGCAGTGTACCGGTATAAATTACCATTCATTGCCAGGGTAGCGGTAGGATAGGTAAGGTCATTGGTAGTACCGCCGGTATAACCATCTGCTGCAAGCACATTATTCCAGGAGCTGCCATTGTTGGCGCTCACCTGCCATTGATAAGTAAGTGAAGGATCATTGGTAACCTGCAAGCCGGCGCCTGGTGCGCCCACACACACGGTAGTGGCTGTTGTAGCTGCAGAAACAGCAGGCGTGGCATTTACTGCAAGCAGAGCGCCTGTGGAGGTTGACGGCCCCGTAGCATCGGTTACCACGCACCGGTACCTGTTCCCGTTCAGGGCAGTGGATACATTTAGCACCGTTAGGGTGGCTGTGGCAGCGCCGCTATAATTTGTTCCATTGGCAACAGGGCTGTAACTGCCGCCGCCGTTAACACTTACCTGCCATTGGATAGTTGTGGTTCCACTGGTCCCTGTAACGGCACCAATGGTAAAGCTGGGGTTTGAACCGGCGCAAACCGTTTGATCGCCGGGGTTCTGGCCCAAATGCGGCAAAGGTACGTTGCGCGACATGGCCGCAGAAGCAATACATAAAAGCCATGCTATACAAATAATAAATTTCAGGAACAGCCTCAGCCATGACCTTTCGGCCGGATGTGTAAAGGTTTTCATACGAACGGAATTTTTTTAAATGGGTTGGGTATTTGATTTTTTAATCAAAACAGGTAATTGATAAATGGAGGCTGGATGTAAGAAGTATATTTCAGACAAAGGGGGACATGCACACTACCAACTGGTATTACCGGTAGTATTATTGTTAGTAACAAAGGGCTTTCTTCGATCCAGGGTCCGGGTTAATGATGCAACGCTAAAAGTAATGCGTTTTCCACGCTTCGCATATTCATTGGATGTATATATCGTGTCGATATATGAATATGAAGCAGGTTCATCCTTAGGGAGATAATGATGGCGGGAATATAATATTTGAAAGAATTCATATTAAAGCCTCTCCGCCGGCAGGCGGAGGAGGTTGGAGGAGGGCCTCCTTTATTTTCATTTTATAGCCGCTGATAAAATACACAGCGCCCATAATGAGATCACTATAATTTTCAGAAATAGTTTCAGGTATTGACGGGATACCGGTGGTGTTAAGGCTTTCATACGATTATGGGTATTGTTTTACAGAAACACTGGTGTTACTCAGGGAGGGTATTGATAATGGAGGTCCGAAAGTAAGAAGAATGTACCATTTATACAATTTTTCCGGTTTTCGGATACCCGTTGCCTGCATGTAAAATACACGCATTTATACGTGTATTAAATACTAATAAACAGCCGCCTTTATGTGAGCAAATGAATACAGAATCAATACAATACAATGCCTGTTTTTCCGTTTCACAGTGCCCGGAACAAGTATGCCAACACGTTTGCCCAGCTGCCAGCAATATAAGATGTTGTTATCCAGTGCTAAATTGATTTATATAATATATAAACGTTTATTTTTCAAGAATTAAATTACCTTGCGGCGCTTTTAATTATAATCTTAACCCTATAATTTAACCGCCTAACTAACTCCAAACTCCCAAGTCATGAAAAAAAGCCTTGCGCTAGGCCTGATAAGTTGCGTACCCTTGTTTGGCTTATCTCAATCATTTATCGGCTACCAGTACGACAATTACTCCGGTGTTCACGGCATGTTGCAGAACCCGGCTACTGTGGCTGCCAGTAAGTACAAAGTGAACATCAACTTTTTTTCCATTAGTTCCGTTGCAGGTAACAATGCTTATGAGCTTCAGCATGACAAGTTTAAAAAGTTCGATTTCTCAGACCTCACTGAAAACAAAGATTACTTTAAATCTGCTAATGCCGACAAAAAGAACCTGTGGTTCAATACAGAGATCCTGGGGCCCTCTTTTATGTTCACAGCCGGCAAAAAAAGCGGTATTGGTGTATATACCCGTGCGCGCACGCTGATCAATGAGTTTAACCTCAGCGATAAAACCTTCCGTTATTTCGGTAATGGCAATGATAGCATTTATGACCAGCCCATCCAGGAAAACCTGCTGCAGTTAAAAGCGCATGCTTTTGCTGAAGCGGGTGTAACCTATGGCCGTATTATCTGGAGCGATCGCCTGCATTCATTGAAAATGGGTGTTACCGCCAAATATGTAGTGGGACTGGCCGCCGCTTCGCTGTATTCAAACAGGCTGGCGGTAAATATTGCCAAGAACGATATCATTAACCAGTTGGAAGGCGACGTAAACGTACGTTACTCCAACAACCTGGATAACGTGGATAACAATTTCGACGATGTGTGGAAAAAAGCATCCGGCAACCATGGGTTGGGCTTTGATGTGGGTTTCAGTTACGAATGGAGACCCGAAACCAGCAGTTGGCTCGCTACCGATCAAACACCTTATAAGTTGCGTTTAAACGCTTCTATAAACGATCTGGGATCGGTAAAATATGCCAACTCTACCCATGGCAACAGCTATTCTGTAAATGCTACCGGAAAAACAACCGACGACCTGGACAAAAAAGATGGTGAAGACTTTGACAAGTATTTTACCCGCCTGGAAAGCCAGGGCATTCTTACATCTTATGCCCATGCGGATAAAATGAAAGTGAAGCTGCCCGCCACCTTCCGCTTTGATGCCGACTACCATCTTTACAGACGCCTGTTCATTAACGCAGGAACTATTGTAAATCTCATTAACCGCGATAAGAACCAGACGTCGGCAGAATATGCTACTACGTTCACGGTAACTCCCCGGTTAGAGAAAAAATGGTTCAGCATTTACACTCCCTTATATTATAATTCACTCAACAAGAAAGCTGCCTGGGGTGCAGGTATGCGTCTTGGTCCCGTGTTCCTGGGTTCAGGTACCATCCTGAGCAACATGTTAGGGAAACAGAATGTTACTTCGGCCGATGTTCACTTAGGTTTTACCATGTCGATCTATCAACGGGTTAGAACGCACAAACACAGAAGCCAGCCCATGCAGCCGGTAAAAGAAGAACCTAAAAAAGAAGTAGTAAAAGAAGTTACAACAGAAAAGCTGGTTGAAAAACATGTTGAAACCCGTGTTGAAAGCCGCGTTGATACTGTTGTAAAGAACGTAGAAGTTGTTAAAGAAGTTACCCACGATAAAGACAACGATGGTGTTGTTGATGAAAAAGACGCCTGCCCCGATGTTGCCGGTGAAGTAGCATTGAATGGC
The Niastella koreensis GR20-10 genome window above contains:
- a CDS encoding T9SS type A sorting domain-containing protein; protein product: MKTFTHPAERSWLRLFLKFIICIAWLLCIASAAMSRNVPLPHLGQNPGDQTVCAGSNPSFTIGAVTGTSGTTTIQWQVSVNGGGSYSPVANGTNYSGAATATLTVLNVSTALNGNRYRCVVTDATGPSTSTGALLAVNATPAVSAATTATTVCVGAPGAGLQVTNDPSLTYQWQVSANNGSSWNNVLAADGYTGGTTNDLTYPTATLAMNGNLYRYTATNSTTGCSATSVAMDTLRVLAPPVFAAGTGVVKPLLATICPGGDTTFTASPTGSAAMVYQWQIAPSSGGFVNVSDGPVYSGSQTQTLHITGFPGAAGTSWQVQLVASYLNPAGCANQSKAILSIRTLPAVAVQPKDTTVCANSPAGFKVTGSGSATLVYQWQTDNGTSGVSWSNVSSIGTIPTTLELGPVTLAMNGYRYRVTVSNSCTPPATSAEKILTVRRSGTWLGYKDTKWEEAMNWCGGVPDNTIDVLVPNWPSNMPNISDGTGTAYFKSLEIENTARLTISGGTVNNMTGPFNLQGTVAYTATRDQNIFPAAHGSLEVNGTGNKKLLSAVDVSHNLVLGGSAKLVTGTNILTMKTGSNPIVASAFTDPATSWIVTGNGNAGAANTGLGGLRIEQVDAADGAVLYPIGPTPAAYNPLQLTNGGTADNFTVAVNDQRIPGGVYDAGLNRTWLVSEAVTGGSNVMLSLKWQGNEEQTAFDRTQSQIIRSNGTTIVETSAKAPASGSNPYARADGAFAVLTQFSVASPAVVLATELRSFTAQRNGNAAVGLTWKTTDVSSVKYFDVQRSTDGTHFVNIARVNGETGKTAYDYTDNLPGAGLVYYRLLIMDQQNEMMRSSIQSVSLNSSSVVQLRPSATTGAITNVYIQTSKQSITSLSVTDITGHIHSRQSVPVNKGENLVSLWIGNLAKGVYYVHVTNGDGSSSVVTLLKQ
- a CDS encoding DUF5723 family protein, encoding MKKSLALGLISCVPLFGLSQSFIGYQYDNYSGVHGMLQNPATVAASKYKVNINFFSISSVAGNNAYELQHDKFKKFDFSDLTENKDYFKSANADKKNLWFNTEILGPSFMFTAGKKSGIGVYTRARTLINEFNLSDKTFRYFGNGNDSIYDQPIQENLLQLKAHAFAEAGVTYGRIIWSDRLHSLKMGVTAKYVVGLAAASLYSNRLAVNIAKNDIINQLEGDVNVRYSNNLDNVDNNFDDVWKKASGNHGLGFDVGFSYEWRPETSSWLATDQTPYKLRLNASINDLGSVKYANSTHGNSYSVNATGKTTDDLDKKDGEDFDKYFTRLESQGILTSYAHADKMKVKLPATFRFDADYHLYRRLFINAGTIVNLINRDKNQTSAEYATTFTVTPRLEKKWFSIYTPLYYNSLNKKAAWGAGMRLGPVFLGSGTILSNMLGKQNVTSADVHLGFTMSIYQRVRTHKHRSQPMQPVKEEPKKEVVKEVTTEKLVEKHVETRVESRVDTVVKNVEVVKEVTHDKDNDGVVDEKDACPDVAGEVALNGCPDKDKDGIADKNDKCPDVAGTAKYNGCPVPDTDGDGINDEEDKCPTVAGLAKYNGCPIPDTDGDGVNDEEDKCPATPGKPANGGCPEIKQDIVKKVAIAAKAIYYMSGKDIIQKVSYPKLDVVVKVLKADPALQISIEGHTDNLGKPENNLKLSAKRANAVKNYFIKKGIDASRITAQGFGDSKPIAPNKTPQGRAKNRRVELHLNYQ